A segment of the Collimonas fungivorans genome:
TGCCGATGCCGGAATCCTTGACCACCAGCTGCGGCCCGGCCTTGCCGTTTTGCCAGAGGATCTGGATTTTGCCGCCGGCCGGCGTATAACGCACCGCATTGGAAATCAGGTTGCTGAAAGCGCTGCGCAGCTCATCGTTGCTGCCGGTGATGTCGGGACCGTCCACCGCCAGCGAAAAACTGTGCTTGCCGGCCGACAGGACCTCGGCTTCCTGCAGCAGGCTGCGCAGCATGGCTTGCATATCCACCGGTTCGGGACGCATGGGATAGTCGATCGATTCCAGGCGCGTCAGGGTCAGCATGTCGCCGATCAGGTTTTGCATGCGATGGCCCTGCTCCGTCATCAGCTGCAGATGGGCGGCGCGGGTTTTCTGGTCGAGGCCGGGCTGGGCCTGGGCAATCTCCAGGAAACCGTTGATCACTGTCAGCGGCGTACGCAATTCGTGCGAGGCGTTGGCGATGAAATCGCGCCGCATCATGTCGATTCTTTCGGATTCGGTGGCGTCGTGGGTCACCAGGATCTGGCGCCGGTTCTCGAACGGGATGATCTGCACGATGAGCTTGCGTTCGCGCAGGCTCAGGGTCAGCGGCTGGTCGTAGCGGCCGAGGACGATGTAGTCGATGAAATCCGGGGTGCGGATCAGGTTGGTGACCCGCATGCCTTTGTCGCGCCCATGCTGCAATCCCAGATGACGCTCCGCAGCCGGATTGCACCACTCCAGGAACAAGACATCGTCCATGATGACGACGCCGTCGGGCAGCAGATGCATGGCCTGGCGGAAGCGCGCCAGCCATTCGCTCAGTTCGGTCTGATGTTTTTCATCGTCACGCCGCAAGCGATACAGGCGCGAAAAAATGTCGGTCCAGGCACCCCAGCCGTCCGGCAGCTTTTCGCTGCGCGGGTTGTCCAGCCAGCCGCTCAGGCGGAACAGGTAATGCAGCTGCACCACCACGGCAACCGACATCAGGACCAGGCCCAACAGCAAACCGGGCAACACGCCAAACAGGGCCCAGACCACGCCCGAGATGACAAAGATCAGCAGGATCCGCAGCAAGGCCGGGATCCAGAACAACATCTGTGGATTCATAAATCACTATTATGCGAGGGAAGCATCGTTCATCGCGCCGGGCCGCAGTTCATGGCTCGCGCTTGAAATCCTGCTATTTATTACGCTCTATTATTGCGCTCTATTATTGCGCTATTTGGCCGAAAGCATGTAACCGACGCTGCGCACCGTGCGAATCAGGTGTTCAGACTCGCGCAGCGCCTTGCGCAAGCGCAGCACGTGGACATCCACGGTGCGTTCCTCGATCACGACGTGGTCGCCCCATACCTTGTCGAGCAGCTGGCTGCGCGAGAACACCCGGTCCGGATTGGCCATGAAGAATTTCAGCAAGCGGTATTCGGCGTGGCCGATATCGATTTTCTGGTTTTCCAGGCAGACTGAACAGCTGGCCGGATCGAGCGACACCGCACCGGCCGACATCATGCCAGGGACTTCGTCAGCCCCTTTGCGCCGCAACAGCGCCTTGACCCTGGAGGTCAGTTCACGCGGCGAAAACGGCTTGGTCATGTAGTCGTCGGCGCCGTTGTCGAGGCCGGAGATCTTGTCCTCTTCCATGCTTTTTGCGGTCAGCATCATGATCAGCATGGACTGCAGCTGGCGATCCGCACGCATTTGCGACAGCAGGCGCAAGCCGCTCTGGTCCGGCAGCATCCAGTCCAGCAGCACCAGGTGCGGCGTGCGGCGCTGGACGAACTCCCAGCCGTCGGCGGCGGTATGCACGATGGAGGGAGTCCAGCCGGCTTCCTTGATGGTAAAACCGATCAGTTCGGCGATCGCCGGCTCATCCTCGATGATCAGGATGGATGTTTTATCAGCGGCCATTTTTTAACATGTAGTGAATGCCACGCTTCGATCAAGCCTCTTCGTCATCGCGCTGGCTGGTGGCGTAATCGGTGTGGCGGATGTCCTTGCCCTCGACGATGTAGATCACATATTCGGCAATGTTCTTGGCGTGATCGCCGATGCGTTCGACCGCCTTGGCGACCCACAAGGTATCCATCGAGGCTGAAATCGTGCGCGGATCTTCCATCATGAAGGTGATCAGGTTGCGCATGATGGAGCGGAAGTCGCGGTCGATCACCTCGTCTTGCGCAATCAGCCGCATGGCCTGTTTCTCGTCCAGGCGCGCCAGCGCATCCAGCGCATCGTGCAGCAGGTCAGCCGCGCCGACGGCGATGACGCGTACCGTTTCGGTATGGTCGATGGTGCCCGCGCCGCGTTTGTGCAGATGGATCGCGGTACGCGCGATTTTTGCCGCTTCGTCGCCGATCCGTTCCAGGTCGGTGATCACCTTGATGGTCGCCATCACGGTGCGCAGATCGTTGGCGGTTGGCTGGCGGCGCACGATCAGGTGGCTGCAGGCGTCATCCAGTTCGATTTCCAGGCGGTTGACCTGGTCATCGTCCTTGATCACCCGTTCCGCCGAATCCAGGTTGCCGTTGCGGAAAACGTTGATCGCTTCCTGGAACTGGCGCTCGACCAGTCCGCCCATGAGCAACACCTTGGAACGTATGGTTTCCAAATCCGTGTCGTACTGCTTTGAAGAGTGTTCGCCGCTCATCTGATTTCCTTCTGTTCTTTACGCGTCAAGGTTGAGGCTGCCGCCGGCATTAACCGAAGCGGCCTGTGATGTAGTCCTGAGTCTCTTTACGTGCCGGATTCATGAAGATCTGGTCGGTCTCGCCGAACTCCACCAGCTCGCCCAGGTACATATAGGCGGTGTAATCGGAGCAGCGCGCGGCCTGCTGCATGTTGTGCGTCACGATGGCGATGGTGTAATCCTGTTTCAGTTCGCTGATCAGTTCTTCCACCTTGGCAGTCGAGATCGGATCCAGCGCCGAGGTCGGCTCGTCCAGCAGCAAGACGTCCGGACGCACCGCCACGCTGCGGGCGATGCACAAGCGCTGCTGCTGCCCGCCCGACAGGCTCAGGCCGCTCTTGTTCAGCTTGTCCTTGACCTCGCCCCACAGGGCCGCCTTCGACAGCGCCCATTCAACGCGCTCGTCCATCTCGCCTTTGGGCAGGTTTTCATACAGGCGGATGCCGAACGCGATGTTGTCGTAGATCGACATCGGAAACGGCGTCGGCTTCTGGAACACCATGCCAACCTTGGCGCGCAGCATGTTCAGGTCTTGCCCGGCTTCCAGGATGTTGCGGCCGGCGTACATGATCTTGCCTTCCGCGCGCTGGCCCGGGTACAGGTCGTACATCCGGTTCAGGGTGCGCAGCAGGGTGGATTTGCCGCAGCCCGAAGGACCGATGAATGCAGTCACTTTCTTTTCGTTGACATGCAGGTTGATGTTCTTCAAGCCCTGGAACGCGCCGTAGTAGAAATTCAGCTGCGAAATCTCTATGGTCGGCTGTTTGTCGAGAGCATTCGGTTTGATTGAGGTTTGCATAATATTGACCAGTAAGGATGGCAATCTAAGTGAGTTCGTTAGCCTGGAATCTTCTGGCTGAAAAGCGAACGCGATACGATGTTCAAGGCCAGCACGCTGAACGTGATCAGCAATGCCCCGCCCCAAGCCAGCGGCACCCAGTTATCGAACGGGCTCATCGCAAACTGGCTGATCACCACCGGCAGGTTGGCAATCGGCTTGTTCATGTTGGTGCTGAAGAACTGGTTGTTCAGGGCAGTGAACAGCAAAGGCGCCGTTTCTCCGGCAATCCGTGCCACTGCCAGCAAGACGCCGGTGACGACGCCAGCCTTGACCGCGCGCAGGCGCACCAGCAAGGCCACTTTCCAGCGCGGCGCGCCCAGCGAAAACGCCGCTTCGCGCAGGTTGCCCGGCACCAGCTTGAGCATGTTGTCGGTAGTCCGCACCACCACCGGCACCGCAATCAGCGACAAGGCGAACGTGCCGGCCCAGCCGGAAAAATGGCCGACCTT
Coding sequences within it:
- the phoR gene encoding phosphate regulon sensor histidine kinase PhoR, with amino-acid sequence MNPQMLFWIPALLRILLIFVISGVVWALFGVLPGLLLGLVLMSVAVVVQLHYLFRLSGWLDNPRSEKLPDGWGAWTDIFSRLYRLRRDDEKHQTELSEWLARFRQAMHLLPDGVVIMDDVLFLEWCNPAAERHLGLQHGRDKGMRVTNLIRTPDFIDYIVLGRYDQPLTLSLRERKLIVQIIPFENRRQILVTHDATESERIDMMRRDFIANASHELRTPLTVINGFLEIAQAQPGLDQKTRAAHLQLMTEQGHRMQNLIGDMLTLTRLESIDYPMRPEPVDMQAMLRSLLQEAEVLSAGKHSFSLAVDGPDITGSNDELRSAFSNLISNAVRYTPAGGKIQILWQNGKAGPQLVVKDSGIGISAEHISRLTERFYRVDKSRSRETQGTGLGLAIVKHVLLRHHGSLGVESRPGEGSVFTVKLPATSVVAVVKD
- a CDS encoding winged helix-turn-helix domain-containing protein; the encoded protein is MAADKTSILIIEDEPAIAELIGFTIKEAGWTPSIVHTAADGWEFVQRRTPHLVLLDWMLPDQSGLRLLSQMRADRQLQSMLIMMLTAKSMEEDKISGLDNGADDYMTKPFSPRELTSRVKALLRRKGADEVPGMMSAGAVSLDPASCSVCLENQKIDIGHAEYRLLKFFMANPDRVFSRSQLLDKVWGDHVVIEERTVDVHVLRLRKALRESEHLIRTVRSVGYMLSAK
- the phoU gene encoding phosphate signaling complex protein PhoU, producing MSGEHSSKQYDTDLETIRSKVLLMGGLVERQFQEAINVFRNGNLDSAERVIKDDDQVNRLEIELDDACSHLIVRRQPTANDLRTVMATIKVITDLERIGDEAAKIARTAIHLHKRGAGTIDHTETVRVIAVGAADLLHDALDALARLDEKQAMRLIAQDEVIDRDFRSIMRNLITFMMEDPRTISASMDTLWVAKAVERIGDHAKNIAEYVIYIVEGKDIRHTDYATSQRDDEEA
- the pstB gene encoding phosphate ABC transporter ATP-binding protein PstB gives rise to the protein MQTSIKPNALDKQPTIEISQLNFYYGAFQGLKNINLHVNEKKVTAFIGPSGCGKSTLLRTLNRMYDLYPGQRAEGKIMYAGRNILEAGQDLNMLRAKVGMVFQKPTPFPMSIYDNIAFGIRLYENLPKGEMDERVEWALSKAALWGEVKDKLNKSGLSLSGGQQQRLCIARSVAVRPDVLLLDEPTSALDPISTAKVEELISELKQDYTIAIVTHNMQQAARCSDYTAYMYLGELVEFGETDQIFMNPARKETQDYITGRFG
- the pstA gene encoding phosphate ABC transporter permease PstA, with the protein product MSNSSQADADIQATPPVNQVYRKRLLMHRFGMVLSFLAMALGIAVLAWILATLVVKGFGALNLGILTQNTPAPGSGAGGLLNPIIGSLMLVGLATVISTPIGILAGIYLAEYGEESKLAQVTRFVTDIMLSAPSIVIGLFVYAIYVAKVGHFSGWAGTFALSLIAVPVVVRTTDNMLKLVPGNLREAAFSLGAPRWKVALLVRLRAVKAGVVTGVLLAVARIAGETAPLLFTALNNQFFSTNMNKPIANLPVVISQFAMSPFDNWVPLAWGGALLITFSVLALNIVSRSLFSQKIPG